The genomic window ttttttgcatacttaaagtacaaaaaaacaatccccaaaatctgaataaaatcatcTCATTCATTTACAACGTATCACATTACCTTCTCAGCAGGTGTGACTCAACAACTCTCATATTTGCACTTGGTCTCACTGGAGATCTTCATGCCTAAAATACACTTGTCTGCTCATGTAAACACATTTGGCCTGGGCGTGTGACTCGAGGCTCAGGCCAAGTGCCGTTATGTATCCTGTTATAAAGCCCTGCAAACAATTACATAAAGCCCACACACTGCTGAATGCAATGGTTCATCAGCTTACAGCGGGGGATTTTGTTAACTGGATTAGCGGTAGATTTAAACTCTGTATTTAGGTTCAAGAAGTGAAAATAATCAGTGAGCCTGTCTGTGCATCAGATATAAAAGGGCTCACACGGCGTCTTCTCACCACAGCTCAGACACGGCAGCAGCTCTTCACTGAAAACTTCCTGCAGCTTCATTCTACGCCTCAGGTAATAAGATGCTGCTTTGTGGTAACTAACTGGTCTTTTTGTAAACTAAATGTAGAGTAGTAAgagtgactttttttcctttaaatgacacatttgaTACAATTAACATGCTTGACTTTGTTTTGCTTAGAATGGACTTCCAAATCTTTGCCCTGGTGATGTTGTTCCTGGCCTGTGTGGAGCAGGGCCTGGCCTCCTGTGTGGTTGACAGTTTCACAGTCAAAGAGGACTTTGACCCCAAGAGAGTGAGTGTAGAAATATGTCTGTGTATTCAATTTAGTTACAGTGCAAGTCACTTCACAGTAATACTACTATGTAGGTTCAGGACAGCTAGCTGTCTCCCACAGATGAATGAGTAGGAAAACAGATTGAAAAGGAATAAAATGATGGACATCCTCAAAGTAAACCAGGACATCATCAGTGTTCAGTGAAATATAGTATTGCATACTGTGCTACAATCAGGGAATTTGTTGATCCTCTAAGATCCCTGATTGTAGTACACATGCAAAAGACCCAAATTTGGCTCCATATGGTTTATATGTATAGCTATATTTTACTGATGAAATGCCTATTAAAAGAATTTCTGTATTCATCTTTCTGATTTTCTTCCTGACAGTATGAAGGAAAGTGGTATGCCCTGCAGAAGAAAGACCCCGAGGGTTTGTTCCTGCAAGACAACATCTCTGCTGAGTACACAGTTGGAGATGATGGTGCTATGATTGCCTCCTCCAGGGGCAGAGTGACTCTCTTTGGGTGggtatttgtcatttttcagtCACAGTCTGAATATGATTTTATGTTTAAACAAAAAGTTTCTGTTCctacttgcaaatgtgtcattTCTTTCTCTATGTGACATCCAGGTTTTGGGTTGTCTGTGCTGACATGGCTGCTCAGTACTCCGTGCCTGACCCCGGCACCCCTGGCAAGATGTTCATGAACTACCAGGGCCTGGCCAGCTACCTGTCGAGCGGCGGTAAGCTTCCTCAACTGTACACACAGATTctctcagcctctctctctctctctctcacgcagtTGAAATTTACTTCTTGCTCTCTGCTC from Epinephelus moara isolate mb chromosome 8, YSFRI_EMoa_1.0, whole genome shotgun sequence includes these protein-coding regions:
- the LOC126394407 gene encoding purpurin-like isoform X1 produces the protein MLDFVLLRMDFQIFALVMLFLACVEQGLASCVVDSFTVKEDFDPKRYEGKWYALQKKDPEGLFLQDNISAEYTVGDDGAMIASSRGRVTLFGFWVVCADMAAQYSVPDPGTPGKMFMNYQGLASYLSSGGDNYWVIDTDYDNYAITYACRTLKEDGSCEDGYSLVFSRNPRGLPPAIQRVVRQKQEEICMAGEFQPVLQSGAC
- the LOC126394407 gene encoding purpurin-like isoform X2, coding for MDFQIFALVMLFLACVEQGLASCVVDSFTVKEDFDPKRYEGKWYALQKKDPEGLFLQDNISAEYTVGDDGAMIASSRGRVTLFGFWVVCADMAAQYSVPDPGTPGKMFMNYQGLASYLSSGGDNYWVIDTDYDNYAITYACRTLKEDGSCEDGYSLVFSRNPRGLPPAIQRVVRQKQEEICMAGEFQPVLQSGAC